The segment TGCGCGACCTCAGCCAAGACCTGCTCGCGGTCCGCTCGCCACCGATGGGGGCTGACCGCCAGGTACGGGCCAACCGGCAGGCCGGCAGAGGTCAGCACTTGCTTCATGAAGTCCTTGTCCATCCCCGCAGCTGACGCCAACACGCCGCAGCCCACGTACGGGATACCCGCCATCTCGAGCAGACCTTGGATCGTGCCGTCCTCACCGAAAGGCCCGTGCAAGACCGGGAAGACGACGTCGACGCCGCCCAGCTCGCGCACGTGACCGCCGCTGATCTCGAGTAACGACTGGCTGCCGTCTCCCGGCGGGATGACGATGCGCCTGTCGGAGGGGCCCACCTCGGTCAGGCCGCGGGAGATGTCCAGCGCGTCGGGGTCGGTCTCCCCCGGCACCCACGTGCCGTCTCGGCGAATGCCAATGCTGACGACGTCGTAGCGGGCCGGATCCAGCGCCCCCATGATCGCGCCCGCAGTCACGCACGAAATCGAATGCTCCCCGGATACTCCGCCGTAAATCAAGGCGATACGAATCTTCTTCACCTATCCAGCCTACCCGAGGCTGCTAAAAGTGTCGGAGAGCCACGGTAGTCTGTTGGGCAACACCAAGGAGGAATCGTGAAGGCACACCTTATCGCTGCGGCCGCCCTACTGACGCTCGCCGCCTGCAGTCAGCCACCCGCCCCGGAAAACAGCGCCTCGCCCACGCCAGAAGCGAGTACGACGGCGTCGCAATCCCCCACCGCAACCGCGCCGGCACCCGCCACAGATACATCCCACACTGCCGAACCCGGCGGGGGCGAAGAGCAAAGCAGCACGCTTGAGCGCGCCGCGCCGGCCGGCTCCTACACCGCACCGGATCAGTCCTCGCAGTCTTCCACCTGGCCCGACACCTCGGCTCAGGCCCTGCCCTACGCCGTCAACTACGGCTACAACTACGTGGACGTCGTCTATTCATGGGACGGCACGGGCGAGCTGAGCTGGTACACGCCCGGCTGGGCGGATGAGGCCTTCGAG is part of the Trueperella abortisuis genome and harbors:
- a CDS encoding AMIN-like domain-containing (lipo)protein, with translation MKAHLIAAAALLTLAACSQPPAPENSASPTPEASTTASQSPTATAPAPATDTSHTAEPGGGEEQSSTLERAAPAGSYTAPDQSSQSSTWPDTSAQALPYAVNYGYNYVDVVYSWDGTGELSWYTPGWADEAFEEGSGLPIDVHSNNVLQIHVGGLRLPEPDEYDSSAFTLSQTLTEGMTRIAVSGAFEGQHTVTIGARTRMPYAVEVMNQPNAQGGTDAVLRVYFEE